The genomic region ATCGAGGCGCTGGACTCGCCCGGGATGGCGAGGTTGACCAGCGCAAGGCCGCCCCAGCGGGCCCGGAGCGCGTCGCCGAGCACGCTCATGCACCCGGAGCTGACATGGGAGGCCCCGATCCCTGCGGCGATGCTGTCGCCGAGTGCGAGCAGGACGGTGCCGACCGGCACCGGCGTCCCCGTTGCTTCTCCGAACACCGCGGCAGGCGTCGGCTGATCGGTCACGTCCGCGGAGTATACCGAGCCGCTCTCTATACTCCCGAGCCCTGATGAGGATGCGCACCCGACCGCTGCTGGGCCTCGCGCTCGCCCTCGCCGGCGTCGCCTGCGGCAGCTCGCCGGGCTCCGGTGGCGTCGACGCCACCGCGATGCTGCGGCAGGGGAAGGCGGCGGTCGACGCCGCCGGCGCGCTCCACTTCACCCTCGCCGCCAGGGACGTCCCCAGCGGCGGGGCGGGCACGTTCATCACCGCCGGCGAGGGCGACGCCCAGCGGCCCAACGCGGTGCAGGGCAGCCTGCAGGTGGTCTTCAACGGGCTGCCGCTGCGGCTCGGCGTGGTCTCGTCGGGCGGCACCTTCTACGTCAAGCTGCCCTTCACCACCGGCTACGAGGCCACCGACCCCACCAAGTACGGCTTCGGCGACCCCGGGAGGCTGCTCGACCCCCAGGCCGGGCTGAGCTCGCTGCTCACCGACGCGAAGGACGCGAGCGCCGACGGCCGCGACCGTCTCAACGGCGAGGAGCTCGACGAGGTGAAGGTGACCCTGCCGGGGAAGCCGGTGGCCGACCTGCTCACCAGCGCCGACGCCTCGAAGGACGTGCAGGGCCGCATCGGGCTGGTGCCGGGGAGCCACCAGGTGCGCCGGGTGGTGCTCACCGGCCCCTTCTTCGACGCCCACCAGTCGAGCACCTACACGCTGATACTGGACAGGTATGGCGAGACCGTCCAGATCACCCCTCCTCCCCACTGAGGCGCTGACGGGGGGGACGGCCGCGCCGGCGGCCGGGGTGGCCGCCGTCCCCGGCGGGGTGCGGCGGCTGGCGGTGGCCGGCGCGGCGGTGCTGCTCGCCGCCGCCGACACCTACGTGGTGGTGCTCGCCCTGCCCAGCATCATGCGCGACGTCGGACTCAGCCTCGACCAGCTCCAGCAGGCGGCGCCGATCGTCAGCGGCTTCCTCTGCGGCTACGTCGTGGTGCTGCCCCTGCTGGGCCGGCTCTCCGACCTCTACGGCCGGCGGCCGGTGCTGCTCGGCTGCCTCGCCGTCTTCGCCCTCGGCTCGGCGGTGACCGCCAGCGCCCACGGCCTCGGGGCGGTGGTGGCGGGGCGCACCCTGCAGGGCCTGGGCGGCGGCGGGCTGGTGCCGGTGACCCTGGCGCTGGTCGCCGACACCTGGCCCCCGCAGCACCGCGGCGTGCCCCTCGGGGTGGTGGGTGCGGTCCAGGAGCTCGGCAGCGTGATCGGCCCGCTCTACGGCGCCGCGATCGTGGCGGTGAGCGGCTGGCGGACCATCTTCTGGGTGAACCTGCCGGTGGCCGTCGTCCTCGCCGCCGGCTTCCGCCCGCCCTGGAGCGAGGTGGCCCGGCGCCGCGCGGCGCGGGGCACCGGCCGGGTCGACCTCGCCGGCGGCGCGCTCCTCGCCGGCGCCGCCGCCGCCGCCCTGCTCGCCCTGCTCCAGCCCGACGTG from Candidatus Dormiibacterota bacterium harbors:
- a CDS encoding LppX_LprAFG lipoprotein, whose product is MRTRPLLGLALALAGVACGSSPGSGGVDATAMLRQGKAAVDAAGALHFTLAARDVPSGGAGTFITAGEGDAQRPNAVQGSLQVVFNGLPLRLGVVSSGGTFYVKLPFTTGYEATDPTKYGFGDPGRLLDPQAGLSSLLTDAKDASADGRDRLNGEELDEVKVTLPGKPVADLLTSADASKDVQGRIGLVPGSHQVRRVVLTGPFFDAHQSSTYTLILDRYGETVQITPPPH